One genomic region from Stutzerimonas decontaminans encodes:
- a CDS encoding D-alanyl-D-alanine carboxypeptidase family protein produces the protein MNITSLVQRFLVLTLLTAAPTVWAAQILPSAPQLAAKSYLLMDAASGEVLVEHNGDERLPPASLTKLMTAYIATLEIQKGQISDNDMVTVSEKAWRTGGSRMFIQVNTQVSVDDLLHGIIIQSGNDASVAMAEHIAGSEEAFADLMNSSAQRLGMTNTHFMNATGLPDPDHYSSASDMAKLARAIIYEDPAHYAIYAQKEFFWNNIKQPNRNLLLWRDKTVDGLKTGHTEEAGYCLVASAVRDNMRLISVVFGTDSEQARAAETQKLLTYGFRFFETRTFYQKGTELAQAQVWKGQQDKLKAGLAQDLTMTLPRGQVEKLQAVMSFNGTLTAPIQQGDVIGKVEVKLDDKVVRSTDLVALETIEEGGLFRRFWDSIRLFFYSLFN, from the coding sequence ATGAACATCACCAGCCTCGTGCAACGCTTCCTAGTCCTGACTCTGCTGACGGCCGCCCCGACCGTCTGGGCGGCCCAGATCCTGCCGTCGGCGCCTCAGCTGGCGGCCAAGTCCTACCTGCTGATGGACGCGGCCAGCGGTGAGGTGCTGGTCGAGCACAATGGCGACGAGCGTCTGCCACCCGCCAGCCTGACCAAGTTGATGACTGCCTATATCGCCACCCTGGAAATCCAGAAGGGGCAGATCAGCGACAATGACATGGTCACCGTGAGTGAAAAGGCCTGGCGTACCGGCGGCTCGCGTATGTTCATCCAGGTCAATACGCAGGTTTCGGTGGACGATCTGCTGCACGGCATCATCATTCAGTCGGGCAATGACGCCAGCGTGGCGATGGCCGAGCACATCGCAGGCAGCGAAGAAGCCTTCGCCGATCTGATGAACAGCTCCGCCCAGCGTCTGGGCATGACCAATACCCATTTCATGAATGCCACCGGCCTGCCGGACCCGGATCACTACTCCTCGGCTAGCGATATGGCCAAGCTGGCGCGGGCGATCATCTACGAAGATCCGGCGCACTACGCCATCTACGCGCAGAAAGAGTTCTTCTGGAACAACATCAAGCAGCCCAACCGCAACCTGCTGTTGTGGCGCGACAAGACCGTCGATGGCCTGAAAACCGGCCATACCGAAGAAGCTGGCTACTGCCTGGTGGCGTCCGCAGTGCGCGACAACATGCGTCTGATCTCGGTGGTGTTCGGCACCGACAGCGAGCAGGCCCGTGCCGCGGAAACCCAGAAACTGCTGACCTATGGCTTCCGCTTCTTCGAGACCCGCACCTTCTACCAGAAAGGCACCGAGCTGGCTCAGGCGCAGGTCTGGAAAGGCCAGCAGGACAAGCTCAAGGCCGGTCTGGCGCAGGATCTGACCATGACCCTGCCGCGTGGCCAGGTAGAGAAACTGCAGGCGGTCATGAGCTTCAACGGTACGCTCACCGCGCCGATCCAGCAGGGCGACGTGATCGGAAAGGTAGAGGTCAAGCTGGATGACAAGGTGGTGCGCAGCACGGATCTGGTGGCGCTGGAAACCATCGAAGAGGGTGGGCTGTTCCGTCGTTTTTGGGATAGCATTCGCCTGTTCTTCTACAGCTTGTTCAACTGA
- a CDS encoding DUF493 domain-containing protein, producing MTDNQDAAPKIDFPCERYPIKVIGDAGEGFREVVIDVIQRHAPDFDETTVVTRDSRNGRFLSLQVLITATGVEQLQAIHVDLRATGRVHMVL from the coding sequence ATGACCGATAACCAAGATGCTGCACCCAAGATTGACTTCCCTTGCGAGCGATACCCGATCAAGGTGATCGGCGACGCCGGCGAGGGTTTCCGTGAGGTCGTTATCGACGTCATTCAGCGCCACGCGCCGGATTTCGACGAGACCACCGTTGTCACCCGTGACAGTCGTAACGGTCGCTTTCTTTCACTGCAGGTGCTGATCACCGCCACCGGCGTCGAACAGCTGCAGGCCATCCATGTCGATCTGCGGGCCACTGGCCGTGTTCACATGGTGCTGTGA
- the lipB gene encoding lipoyl(octanoyl) transferase LipB — protein MAHEVGVRELGLIEYRSAWQAMQQFTNTRDADSGDEIWLLQHPPVFTQGQAGKAEHLLFPGDIPVVQVDRGGQVTYHGPGQLVGYLLLDVRRLGIGVRELVSRIERSLIDLLAGYGVEATAKPDAPGVYVNGAKIASLGLRIRNGRSFHGLALNVDMDLEPFRRINPCGYAGLPMTQMRDLIGPIDICQVADRLREQLVRQLGYAQQKTLAGGIEAYE, from the coding sequence ATGGCCCACGAAGTGGGTGTGCGTGAGCTCGGTCTGATCGAATATCGGTCTGCCTGGCAGGCCATGCAGCAGTTCACCAACACGCGTGATGCAGACAGCGGCGACGAGATCTGGCTGCTGCAGCATCCGCCGGTGTTCACCCAGGGGCAGGCCGGAAAGGCCGAACACCTGCTGTTCCCAGGCGATATTCCAGTGGTGCAGGTGGATCGCGGTGGCCAAGTGACCTATCACGGCCCCGGCCAGCTGGTTGGCTATCTGTTGCTCGATGTCCGTCGCCTCGGAATTGGCGTGCGCGAACTGGTAAGTCGCATTGAGCGCAGCCTGATCGATCTGCTCGCCGGCTACGGTGTCGAGGCGACAGCCAAACCGGATGCACCCGGTGTCTATGTCAACGGCGCGAAGATTGCGTCGTTGGGCCTGCGCATCCGCAACGGCCGTTCCTTCCACGGCCTGGCGCTGAACGTGGACATGGATCTCGAACCTTTCCGGCGCATCAATCCCTGCGGTTATGCAGGGCTGCCCATGACCCAGATGCGTGACTTGATCGGCCCGATCGACATCTGCCAAGTGGCCGATAGACTGCGCGAACAACTGGTCCGGCAGCTCGGATACGCGCAACAGAAGACCCTCGCGGGCGGAATTGAAGCATATGAGTAG
- the lipA gene encoding lipoyl synthase: MSSVETAGKRPAKVEAGVKLRGAEKVARIPVKIIPTDELPKKPDWIRVRIPVSPEVDQIKQTLRKHKLHSVCEEASCPNLGECFSSGTATFMIMGDICTRRCPFCDVGHGRPNALDPDEPKNLAQAIADMRLKYVVITSVDRDDLRDGGAQHFADCLREIRKLSPSIQLETLVPDYRGRMDIALDITASEPPDVFNHNLETVPRLYKSSRPGSDFEWSLDLLEKFKQRVPGVPTKSGLMLGLGETDEEVIEVMHRMREHDIDMLTLGQYLQPSRNHLPVQRFVHPDTFAWFAEEGMKMGFKNIASGPLVRSSYHADQQAHGAKQD, encoded by the coding sequence ATGAGTAGTGTAGAAACAGCAGGCAAGCGCCCAGCCAAGGTAGAGGCCGGCGTCAAGCTGCGCGGCGCCGAGAAGGTTGCGCGGATTCCGGTGAAGATCATTCCCACCGATGAACTGCCGAAGAAGCCGGACTGGATTCGTGTGCGTATCCCCGTGTCCCCCGAGGTCGACCAGATCAAGCAGACCCTGCGCAAGCACAAGCTGCACAGCGTTTGCGAAGAGGCGTCGTGCCCCAACCTGGGTGAGTGCTTCTCCAGCGGCACTGCGACCTTTATGATCATGGGCGACATTTGCACCCGCCGCTGCCCGTTCTGCGATGTCGGCCATGGTCGCCCGAATGCGCTGGATCCGGATGAGCCGAAGAACCTCGCCCAGGCCATCGCAGACATGCGCCTGAAGTACGTGGTCATCACCTCGGTGGATCGTGACGATCTGCGTGATGGCGGCGCCCAGCATTTCGCCGATTGCCTGCGCGAGATTCGCAAGCTGTCGCCATCGATCCAGCTGGAAACGCTGGTTCCGGACTATCGCGGCCGCATGGATATCGCTCTCGACATCACTGCCAGTGAACCGCCGGATGTGTTCAACCACAACCTGGAAACCGTGCCGCGACTGTACAAGTCGTCACGCCCGGGCTCGGACTTCGAGTGGTCGCTGGATCTGCTGGAGAAGTTCAAGCAGCGCGTGCCGGGCGTACCGACCAAGTCCGGGCTGATGCTCGGGCTGGGCGAAACCGACGAAGAGGTTATCGAGGTCATGCACCGCATGCGCGAGCACGACATCGACATGCTCACGCTCGGCCAGTATCTGCAGCCGTCGCGCAATCACCTGCCGGTACAGCGCTTCGTCCATCCCGATACCTTCGCCTGGTTTGCCGAAGAAGGTATGAAGATGGGCTTCAAGAACATCGCTTCCGGTCCGCTGGTGCGGTCGTCGTACCATGCCGATCAGCAGGCGCATGGAGCCAAGCAGGACTAA
- a CDS encoding lytic murein transglycosylase — MYHTFVPVLLLRTLVAASAMSLVVACAAEPLAQSTLVSNAPPSSSAHSNTASVGLVPESPHLSFSQWRDQFRSEALAAGISSKTFDQAFAGVEPDPAVIAADRSQPEFTRPVWQYLEGAISPQRVRSGQRLLSEHAATLDKIEARYGVDRETLVAVWGLESSFGQIMGDKSVIRSLATLAHEGRRPTFAKSQLIAALEILQHGDVSPQQMRGSWAGAMGQTQFIPTTYNTHAVDFDGDGKRDIWNSSADALASAAHYLQASGWKQGHPWGFEVQLPKGFDYALADNEIRKPLAEWRRLGLSGLPSGQDEANASLLLPSGHRGPAFLIMDNFRAILRYNNSSAYALAIGLLAESFQGKGQVAGSWPRGEQPLSRSERLELQERLVAQGFDPGTPDGIIGANTRKAIRGFQQRLGWPADGHPTQELLGRLRAQP, encoded by the coding sequence ATGTATCACACCTTCGTTCCCGTTCTGCTGCTACGTACCCTGGTTGCCGCGTCCGCGATGAGCCTGGTCGTTGCCTGTGCAGCCGAACCTCTTGCGCAGTCCACTCTGGTCAGTAACGCCCCGCCGTCAAGCAGTGCGCATAGCAACACCGCATCGGTCGGGCTGGTCCCCGAAAGTCCTCATCTGAGCTTCAGCCAGTGGCGCGATCAGTTTCGTAGCGAAGCCCTGGCGGCAGGTATTTCCTCCAAGACCTTCGATCAGGCGTTCGCCGGCGTCGAACCCGATCCTGCAGTGATCGCCGCCGATCGCAGCCAGCCTGAATTCACTCGTCCCGTGTGGCAGTACCTGGAAGGCGCCATCTCCCCCCAGCGCGTGCGCAGCGGCCAGCGCCTGCTCAGCGAGCATGCCGCCACACTGGACAAGATCGAGGCGCGCTATGGCGTCGATCGCGAAACTCTGGTTGCCGTCTGGGGGCTGGAGAGCAGCTTCGGCCAGATCATGGGCGACAAATCGGTGATCCGCTCGCTGGCCACCCTCGCCCATGAGGGTCGGCGTCCGACCTTTGCCAAGAGCCAGCTGATCGCTGCCCTGGAAATCCTCCAGCACGGCGATGTGTCGCCGCAGCAGATGCGCGGCTCCTGGGCCGGCGCCATGGGCCAGACGCAGTTCATTCCGACCACCTACAACACCCACGCCGTGGATTTCGACGGCGACGGCAAGCGCGACATCTGGAACAGCTCAGCCGATGCCCTGGCTTCGGCCGCACACTACCTGCAGGCATCCGGCTGGAAACAGGGGCACCCCTGGGGGTTCGAGGTGCAACTGCCCAAAGGATTCGACTACGCATTGGCCGATAACGAGATCCGTAAGCCACTTGCCGAGTGGCGCCGCCTTGGCCTTAGCGGCCTGCCCAGCGGCCAGGATGAAGCCAACGCCAGCCTGCTGCTGCCTTCCGGGCATCGGGGCCCGGCGTTTCTCATCATGGATAACTTCCGGGCCATCCTGCGCTACAACAATTCTTCGGCCTATGCGCTAGCCATCGGCCTGCTGGCGGAGAGTTTCCAAGGCAAGGGACAGGTTGCCGGCAGCTGGCCACGCGGTGAGCAGCCGCTCAGTCGCTCCGAGCGTCTGGAATTGCAGGAGCGCCTCGTCGCCCAAGGCTTCGACCCGGGCACACCGGATGGCATCATCGGCGCCAATACGCGCAAGGCCATCCGCGGCTTCCAGCAACGCCTGGGCTGGCCGGCCGACGGGCACCCTACCCAGGAGCTGCTCGGCCGTCTGCGCGCCCAACCCTGA
- the arfA gene encoding alternative ribosome rescue factor ArfA, giving the protein MSTRKKRPNKAKRLVAQPLFRQRQETPKKGKGSYRREASQSTNWEASVLLAA; this is encoded by the coding sequence ATGAGCACACGCAAGAAACGGCCGAACAAGGCCAAGCGCCTGGTCGCGCAACCCCTGTTCCGCCAACGCCAGGAAACACCGAAAAAAGGCAAAGGCAGTTATCGCCGCGAAGCCTCCCAGTCCACCAACTGGGAGGCTTCGGTCCTTCTGGCAGCCTGA
- the holA gene encoding DNA polymerase III subunit delta has translation MKLSPAQLGKHLQGPLAPVYVVCGDEHLLCQEACDAIRAATRAKGYSERQVFHVETGFDWGQLIEAGASLSLFAEKRLLELRIPNGKPGDKGAAALLDYLARPAEDTVLLISLPKLDGSTQKTKWAKALIDGKDVQFLQIWPVDAAQLPQWIRQRLAQAGLSADQEAVELIAARVEGNLLAAAQEIEKLKLLAEAGQVTADTVQAAVADSARYDVFGLIDATLHGQAAHALHMLEGLRGEGVEAPVILWALARELRLLANIAQQYAQGIPLDRAFSQARPPVWDKRRPLVSKALQRHNVAGWSRLLMDAQRIDEQIKGQAAGDPWIGLADICLQLSGRRIGA, from the coding sequence ATGAAGCTCTCCCCCGCTCAGCTCGGCAAACACCTGCAAGGCCCTCTAGCGCCGGTTTACGTCGTCTGTGGCGATGAGCACCTGCTGTGCCAGGAAGCCTGCGATGCGATCCGTGCCGCGACGCGCGCAAAGGGCTACAGCGAGCGTCAGGTCTTTCATGTGGAAACCGGCTTCGACTGGGGCCAGCTGATCGAGGCCGGCGCCAGCCTGTCGCTGTTCGCGGAAAAACGCCTACTCGAGTTGCGCATTCCCAACGGCAAGCCCGGGGACAAGGGCGCCGCTGCGCTGCTGGACTACCTGGCGCGCCCGGCCGAGGACACCGTTCTGCTGATCAGCCTGCCCAAGCTCGATGGCAGCACGCAGAAGACCAAATGGGCGAAAGCGCTGATCGACGGCAAGGACGTGCAGTTCCTGCAGATCTGGCCGGTAGATGCCGCGCAGTTGCCGCAATGGATTCGCCAACGCCTGGCCCAGGCGGGCCTGTCCGCCGATCAGGAGGCGGTTGAACTGATCGCCGCCCGGGTTGAAGGCAATCTGTTGGCTGCGGCACAGGAAATCGAAAAGCTCAAACTGCTTGCCGAAGCCGGCCAAGTCACCGCGGACACCGTGCAAGCTGCAGTCGCCGACAGCGCCCGCTACGATGTCTTCGGCCTGATCGACGCTACTCTGCATGGCCAGGCGGCTCACGCCCTGCACATGCTGGAGGGCCTGCGCGGTGAAGGGGTCGAAGCGCCGGTGATCCTCTGGGCGCTGGCGCGCGAACTGCGCCTGCTGGCCAATATCGCGCAGCAGTATGCCCAGGGCATCCCGCTCGACCGCGCCTTCAGTCAAGCCCGACCGCCGGTTTGGGACAAGCGCCGTCCGCTGGTTTCCAAGGCACTGCAACGGCACAACGTGGCCGGCTGGAGCCGATTGCTGATGGATGCGCAACGCATCGACGAACAGATCAAGGGCCAGGCGGCCGGCGACCCCTGGATCGGACTGGCCGACATCTGCCTGCAACTGAGCGGGCGCCGAATCGGCGCCTAG
- a CDS encoding LPS-assembly lipoprotein LptE: MNKRNLMVLGLTLLLSACGFQLRGTGDVEFGLKEVNLQARNSYGETVQQLEDLLKSNGVRVTPAAKYSLNLANEQTRQRTASYTSSARSAEYELTSTLDYEFRGPQDLLLLEDSIEVQKVYVHDSNNLIGSSQEGDQLRQEMRRELLQQLALRIQRITPSQLDRLQQEAEAKARAEAEAMEAARRAQDAQPQQSPIQLPIQ; the protein is encoded by the coding sequence ATGAACAAACGGAATCTGATGGTGCTGGGCCTGACACTGCTGCTGAGTGCCTGCGGCTTCCAGCTGCGCGGCACCGGCGACGTCGAGTTCGGCCTCAAGGAAGTCAACCTGCAAGCACGCAACAGCTACGGCGAAACGGTGCAGCAGCTCGAAGACCTGCTCAAGAGCAACGGCGTACGCGTCACTCCGGCCGCCAAGTACAGCCTCAACCTGGCCAACGAACAGACCCGCCAGCGCACCGCGAGCTACACCAGCTCGGCACGCAGCGCTGAGTACGAACTGACCAGTACCCTTGATTACGAATTCCGTGGCCCACAAGACCTGCTGCTGCTCGAAGACAGCATCGAGGTACAGAAGGTTTACGTGCACGACAGCAACAACCTGATCGGCTCGTCCCAGGAAGGCGATCAGCTGCGCCAGGAAATGCGCCGCGAGCTGCTGCAACAACTGGCCCTGCGCATCCAGCGCATCACGCCGTCGCAGCTCGATCGCCTGCAGCAGGAAGCCGAAGCCAAGGCACGTGCCGAAGCTGAAGCCATGGAAGCAGCCCGCCGCGCCCAGGATGCACAGCCGCAACAGTCGCCCATCCAGCTGCCCATCCAGTAA
- the leuS gene encoding leucine--tRNA ligase → MHEQYQPREIEAAAQSHWDAQKSFEVSEQPGKDTFYCLSMFPYPSGKLHMGHVRNYTIGDVIARYQRMQGKNVLQPMGWDAFGMPAENAAMKNQVAPAKWTYENIAYMKAQLKSLGLAVDWTREVTTCKPDYYRWEQWLFTRLYEKGVIYRKNGTVNWDPVDQTVLANEQVIDGRGWRSGALIEKREIPMYYFKITAYADELLESLDELDGWPEQVKTMQRNWIGKSRGMEISFPYDVASIGSEGMMKVFTTRPDTLMGATYVAVAAEHPLATLAAQNDPELQAFIDECKRGGVAEADIATQEKKGQATSLCVQHPLTGELLPVWVANYVLMNYGEGAVMAVPAHDERDFEFASKYGLPIKPVVRTSAGDQTPAPWQDAYGEHGELINSGLFDGLDFEGAFDAIEVALQKKGLGQARTQFRLRDWGISRQRYWGCPIPIIHCDSCGDVPVPEDQLPVVLPEDVVPDGAGSPLARMPEFYECSCPKCGAPAKRETDTMDTFVESSWYFARYASPNYDKGMVDPAAANHWLPVDQYIGGIEHAILHLLYARFFHKLMRDEGLVSSNEPFKNLLTQGMVVADTYYRTLDNGGKDWFNPADVVVERDAKAKVIGAKLASDGQPVEIGGTEKMSKSKNNGVDPQAMIDAYGADTCRLFMMFASPPDMSLEWSDSGVEGASRFLRRVWRLAHAHVSAGVAGALDTASLSDEQKAVRRAIHLAIKQASVDVGQHHKFNTAIAQVMTLMNVLEKAASASEQDRALLQEGLETVALLLAPITPHISHELWQQLGKPGAIIDASWPKVDESALVQDSLTLVVQVNGKLRGQIEVAAAATREEVEAAARSNENVLRFTEGLTIRKVIVVPGKLVNIVAN, encoded by the coding sequence ATGCACGAACAGTATCAGCCCCGCGAAATCGAAGCCGCCGCGCAATCCCATTGGGACGCGCAGAAATCCTTTGAAGTGAGCGAACAGCCAGGCAAGGACACCTTCTATTGCCTGTCGATGTTCCCCTACCCCAGCGGCAAGCTGCACATGGGTCACGTGCGCAACTACACCATCGGCGACGTGATCGCGCGCTATCAGCGCATGCAGGGCAAGAATGTCCTGCAACCCATGGGCTGGGACGCGTTCGGCATGCCGGCGGAAAACGCTGCGATGAAGAATCAGGTCGCGCCGGCCAAGTGGACTTACGAGAACATCGCCTACATGAAGGCCCAGCTGAAAAGTCTGGGCTTGGCCGTCGACTGGACGCGCGAAGTCACCACCTGCAAGCCCGACTACTACCGCTGGGAGCAGTGGCTATTCACGCGGCTTTACGAAAAGGGCGTGATCTACCGCAAGAACGGCACGGTGAACTGGGACCCGGTCGATCAGACCGTGCTGGCCAACGAGCAGGTGATCGACGGCCGCGGCTGGCGCTCGGGCGCGCTGATCGAGAAGCGCGAAATCCCGATGTACTACTTCAAGATCACCGCTTACGCGGATGAGCTGCTGGAGAGTCTGGACGAACTGGATGGCTGGCCGGAACAGGTCAAGACCATGCAGCGCAACTGGATCGGCAAGTCGCGCGGCATGGAGATCAGCTTCCCCTACGATGTCGCCAGCATCGGCAGCGAAGGGATGATGAAGGTCTTCACCACCCGTCCTGACACCCTGATGGGCGCCACCTATGTAGCGGTCGCCGCTGAACACCCGCTGGCCACTCTGGCAGCGCAGAACGATCCCGAACTGCAGGCTTTCATCGACGAGTGCAAGCGCGGCGGCGTCGCCGAAGCCGACATTGCCACCCAGGAGAAGAAAGGCCAGGCCACTTCCCTGTGCGTCCAGCATCCGCTGACCGGCGAGCTGCTGCCGGTGTGGGTCGCCAACTACGTTCTGATGAACTACGGCGAGGGCGCGGTCATGGCCGTGCCGGCGCATGACGAACGCGACTTCGAATTCGCCAGCAAGTACGGCTTGCCGATCAAGCCGGTGGTACGCACCAGCGCCGGCGACCAGACCCCGGCGCCTTGGCAGGACGCCTACGGCGAGCACGGTGAGCTGATCAACTCCGGTCTCTTCGACGGCCTGGATTTCGAAGGTGCATTCGACGCCATCGAAGTAGCACTGCAGAAGAAAGGCCTCGGTCAGGCGCGTACCCAGTTCCGCCTGCGTGACTGGGGCATTAGCCGCCAGCGCTACTGGGGCTGCCCGATTCCGATCATCCATTGCGACAGCTGCGGCGACGTGCCGGTCCCAGAAGACCAACTGCCCGTCGTGCTGCCGGAAGACGTGGTGCCGGACGGCGCCGGCAGCCCACTGGCGCGCATGCCGGAATTCTACGAATGCAGCTGCCCGAAGTGCGGCGCGCCGGCCAAGCGTGAAACCGACACCATGGACACCTTTGTCGAGTCGTCCTGGTACTTCGCCCGCTACGCCAGCCCGAACTACGACAAGGGCATGGTCGACCCGGCTGCCGCCAACCACTGGCTGCCGGTGGATCAGTACATCGGCGGCATCGAACACGCGATCCTGCACCTGCTCTACGCGCGCTTCTTCCACAAGCTGATGCGCGACGAAGGGCTGGTCAGCTCCAACGAGCCGTTCAAGAACCTGCTGACCCAGGGCATGGTGGTCGCCGACACCTACTACCGCACCCTGGATAACGGCGGCAAGGACTGGTTTAACCCAGCTGACGTCGTCGTCGAGCGTGATGCCAAAGCCAAGGTCATCGGCGCCAAATTGGCGAGCGACGGCCAGCCGGTGGAAATCGGCGGCACCGAAAAGATGTCCAAGTCGAAGAACAATGGCGTCGACCCGCAGGCCATGATCGATGCTTACGGCGCCGATACCTGCCGCCTGTTCATGATGTTCGCCTCGCCGCCGGACATGAGCCTGGAATGGTCCGACTCCGGCGTCGAGGGTGCTAGCCGCTTCCTGCGCCGCGTCTGGCGTCTGGCCCATGCGCACGTCAGTGCAGGCGTTGCGGGCGCGCTGGATACCGCCAGCCTGAGCGACGAGCAGAAGGCCGTGCGCCGCGCGATCCATCTCGCCATCAAGCAAGCCAGCGTCGATGTCGGCCAGCATCACAAATTCAACACCGCCATCGCCCAGGTGATGACGCTGATGAACGTGCTGGAAAAAGCCGCGAGCGCCAGTGAACAGGACCGCGCCCTGCTGCAGGAAGGCCTGGAAACAGTTGCCCTGCTGCTCGCGCCGATCACACCGCATATTTCTCACGAACTCTGGCAGCAACTCGGCAAGCCGGGCGCGATCATCGATGCCTCATGGCCGAAGGTCGACGAATCCGCCCTGGTGCAGGACAGCCTGACCCTGGTGGTGCAGGTCAACGGCAAGCTGCGCGGCCAGATCGAAGTAGCGGCCGCCGCCACTCGCGAGGAAGTCGAGGCCGCTGCCCGTAGCAACGAGAACGTGCTGCGCTTTACCGAAGGCCTGACCATCCGCAAGGTCATCGTGGTGCCGGGCAAACTGGTCAATATCGTCGCTAACTGA
- a CDS encoding YdcF family protein, with the protein MPIRYFFKQLLLPPGLLLLLLLLGWWLRRRAPRLAAFCFISGLAGLWLMSLPVVVEWTARLVEREPALVETQWAQLREEAGAIVALGAGREQSDPAWGGDQPGYTALERLRYASRLAKASGLPILTSGGLHFGQQPSEAMLGAEVLQRDLGVPTRWLEERSRTTWENAVFSAEMLRAAGIERVVLVTSASHMPRSRWCFEQNGIEVIAAPVGFMGVPNGRPLNGWLPEAKAFWQNGMLLNEVVGMAVYPLVYSGVAE; encoded by the coding sequence ATGCCGATTCGCTATTTCTTCAAGCAACTGCTGCTGCCACCGGGTCTGCTGCTGCTTCTACTGTTGCTTGGCTGGTGGCTGCGTCGCCGCGCGCCTAGGTTGGCTGCGTTTTGCTTTATCAGCGGATTAGCAGGGCTGTGGCTGATGAGTTTGCCCGTCGTGGTCGAATGGACCGCGCGTCTGGTCGAGCGCGAGCCGGCGCTGGTAGAGACGCAGTGGGCGCAGCTGCGTGAAGAGGCTGGCGCCATCGTGGCGCTGGGGGCCGGGCGCGAGCAGAGTGATCCGGCCTGGGGCGGCGATCAGCCCGGCTACACAGCACTGGAGCGCCTGCGTTATGCCTCGCGGCTGGCCAAGGCGTCGGGGCTGCCGATTCTCACCAGCGGTGGCCTGCACTTCGGCCAGCAACCCAGCGAGGCCATGCTCGGCGCGGAGGTTTTGCAGCGTGATCTGGGTGTACCGACTCGCTGGCTCGAGGAGCGCAGCCGCACGACCTGGGAGAACGCAGTTTTCAGCGCCGAGATGCTGCGCGCCGCCGGCATCGAGCGCGTGGTATTGGTCACCTCGGCATCGCACATGCCGCGCTCGCGCTGGTGCTTCGAGCAAAACGGTATCGAGGTGATCGCTGCGCCGGTGGGCTTCATGGGCGTGCCCAATGGTCGGCCGTTGAATGGCTGGTTGCCGGAGGCCAAGGCCTTCTGGCAGAACGGTATGTTGCTCAATGAGGTCGTGGGGATGGCCGTCTACCCGCTGGTTTATAGTGGCGTGGCCGAGTGA